A region from the Hydrogenimonas sp. genome encodes:
- a CDS encoding putative periplasmic ATP /GTP-binding protein, translated as MKKAFTIIELVIVMVAGAIIAMVLVPRFADSRLREAADQIVSHIRYTQHLAMIDDKFNPTDSQWYKMRWQISFRRCEDNNGWYYVVGYDSNKNDGVDKAGSAINPADGRRMFVSNTCTLQEDESSEILISDKYQIENIEFSDSCGDNQYIAFDNIGRPYASTLGVSPYDVMTGRCDITFLSSDGDFTISIESETGYVHMTAIND; from the coding sequence ATGAAAAAAGCTTTCACAATAATCGAGCTCGTCATCGTAATGGTAGCGGGTGCTATAATTGCGATGGTTCTTGTTCCACGATTTGCCGACAGCAGGCTTCGCGAAGCCGCCGATCAGATAGTTTCCCACATCAGATATACACAACATCTTGCCATGATCGATGACAAATTCAACCCGACTGACAGCCAATGGTATAAAATGAGATGGCAGATATCTTTTAGAAGATGCGAAGATAACAACGGCTGGTACTATGTTGTCGGTTACGACTCGAACAAGAATGACGGAGTGGACAAAGCCGGATCGGCTATAAATCCGGCCGACGGCAGGAGAATGTTCGTATCCAACACATGCACCCTCCAGGAAGATGAGAGCAGTGAGATTCTGATAAGCGATAAATATCAGATAGAAAATATAGAGTTCAGCGACAGTTGCGGAGATAACCAGTATATAGCTTTCGACAATATCGGCCGGCCTTATGCAAGCACACTCGGCGTATCACCGTATGATGTTATGACCGGAAGGTGCGATATCACTTTTTTATCGAGTGACGGTGACTTCACCATATCGATCGAGTCTGAAACAGGCTATGTTCATATGACCGCTATTAACGACTGA
- a CDS encoding ATP-citrate (pro-S-)-lyase, subunit 2, whose product MSSRLFTKDTQAIFWNNNKSAIQRMLDYDYVIGREKPSVAAIVAPTSSNKFEKFFYGPDEIMVPLYRNTADAVSEHKNADVLLNFASFRTAYDVSMEAINMGDQFKTIMVTAEGIPERLARKMNQAARDNGILVIGPATVGAITPGAFKIANIGGTIENIIKSKLHRAGSAGLVTRSGGLFNELCNIISLNADGVAEGVAIGGDRFVGSVFIDNLLRMEENPDVKYMILLGEVGGTEEYKVIEAVKSGKIKKPIIAWCIGTIAKHFSSGVQFGHAGASANAERETAEAKNAAMREAGIHVPNSFNDLPQMIHQVYTDLKKEGVISEIEEPEVRTIPKNRKPKNFICTISDDRGEEATYAGFPISSVATPDTGKGIGDVISLLWFKKQYPKWATDFIETVLKTVADHGPAVSGAHNAKVTARAGKSVVESLVTGLLTIGPRFGGAIDGAAKYFKYANDNNMTPQEFLAYMKKEGVPIPGIGHRIKSLRNPDKRVEGLKKFAKEYFPSTPLLDYALTVEQLTTSKKDNLILNVDGTIGILMVDMWRALGYSEQEIDEFIESGTLNSFFILGRTIGFIGHVLDEKRLAMPMYRHPFDDILYDVEKAEKIQ is encoded by the coding sequence ATGAGCAGCAGACTTTTTACAAAAGATACACAGGCGATTTTCTGGAACAACAACAAGAGCGCTATTCAGAGAATGCTCGATTACGACTATGTGATAGGGCGTGAGAAACCATCTGTAGCGGCTATAGTCGCACCGACAAGCTCAAACAAGTTTGAGAAGTTCTTTTACGGACCGGATGAGATAATGGTACCGCTGTATCGCAACACCGCGGATGCGGTCAGTGAACACAAAAATGCGGACGTTCTTCTCAACTTCGCATCGTTCCGTACCGCATACGATGTCTCGATGGAAGCCATCAATATGGGAGACCAGTTCAAAACCATAATGGTAACGGCGGAGGGTATCCCGGAAAGACTCGCGAGGAAGATGAATCAGGCGGCAAGAGACAACGGGATACTTGTAATAGGACCGGCCACGGTCGGTGCGATCACTCCCGGAGCCTTCAAGATCGCCAATATCGGCGGCACTATCGAGAATATCATAAAATCGAAGCTCCACAGAGCCGGAAGTGCCGGACTCGTTACACGCTCAGGCGGTCTCTTCAACGAGCTTTGTAATATCATCTCACTCAACGCGGACGGTGTTGCCGAAGGTGTTGCGATAGGCGGTGACAGGTTCGTCGGCTCTGTATTCATCGACAACCTTCTAAGAATGGAAGAGAATCCGGATGTCAAATATATGATTCTCCTCGGAGAGGTCGGCGGAACCGAAGAGTACAAGGTTATCGAGGCTGTCAAAAGCGGCAAGATAAAAAAACCGATCATCGCATGGTGTATCGGAACGATCGCCAAACACTTCAGCAGCGGAGTACAGTTCGGCCATGCCGGCGCGAGTGCCAATGCGGAGCGTGAAACCGCAGAGGCCAAAAACGCCGCAATGCGAGAAGCGGGAATACATGTGCCAAACAGCTTCAACGATCTTCCCCAAATGATTCACCAGGTATATACCGACCTCAAAAAAGAGGGAGTCATTTCCGAAATAGAGGAGCCTGAAGTAAGAACCATTCCAAAGAACCGCAAGCCCAAGAACTTCATCTGTACTATAAGCGACGACCGCGGTGAAGAGGCTACATACGCAGGATTCCCGATCAGCTCCGTCGCCACTCCCGATACAGGCAAGGGAATCGGAGATGTCATCAGCCTTCTTTGGTTCAAGAAGCAGTATCCGAAATGGGCTACGGACTTCATCGAAACAGTTCTCAAAACTGTTGCGGACCATGGACCTGCGGTATCCGGTGCACACAATGCCAAAGTTACGGCACGTGCAGGAAAATCTGTCGTAGAGTCTCTTGTTACGGGGCTTCTTACAATCGGCCCGAGATTCGGAGGCGCAATAGACGGTGCCGCGAAATATTTCAAATATGCCAACGACAACAATATGACTCCGCAGGAGTTCCTGGCATATATGAAAAAAGAGGGTGTGCCTATCCCCGGAATCGGACACCGAATCAAGTCACTGAGAAACCCGGACAAGCGTGTCGAAGGTCTCAAAAAGTTCGCTAAAGAGTACTTCCCGAGTACACCTCTTCTCGATTACGCTTTGACAGTTGAGCAGTTGACCACTTCCAAAAAGGACAATCTCATCCTGAATGTCGACGGAACTATCGGTATTCTGATGGTAGATATGTGGCGCGCCCTCGGTTACAGCGAGCAGGAGATCGATGAGTTTATCGAAAGCGGTACGCTCAACTCGTTCTTTATTCTCGGACGTACAATCGGCTTCATCGGTCACGTTCTGGATGAAAAACGTCTGGCTATGCCGATGTATCGCCATCCGTTCGACGATATTCTCTACGATGTGGAGAAGGCTGAAAAGATTCAGTAA
- a CDS encoding ATP-citrate (pro-S-)-lyase, subunit 1, with translation MAQRAIREYDGKAIFAKHWNDYFSGFHYSFKSVLVTSADELREKAKEHGFEWLNQEPLVAKPDMLFGKRGKNDLVLFKVNKPGDVTLEDAAKWIEEKQSHEVTLLTGQKGMLTHFIVEPFTPHTQEQEYYISATVVDDDDVLYMSAEGGMEVEEGWEEKVNEVRIPINMTDDEMERAVRANVPEGIPDEAKERFGSFAIQFFKFYRDLNFAYLEINPIVMIGNDMHILDLVARLDDTAGFLMKDKWGDIEFPTPFGMEDMSPEEKAIAEADAKSGASLKLTILNPEGRIWTMVAGGGASVVYADTIADLAGVKDLANYGEYSGGPTESETQFYAETIFDLMTRYEDPRGKILIIGGAIANFTDVAKTFTGIIKALEKYADKLKEHKTKIYVRRGGPNYEKGLKDIKEAAERLGLYMEVYGPETHVTDIVRMALEK, from the coding sequence ATGGCTCAAAGAGCGATACGTGAGTATGACGGCAAAGCCATTTTCGCCAAGCACTGGAATGACTATTTCAGCGGCTTTCACTACAGTTTCAAGTCGGTTCTTGTAACCAGCGCGGACGAGCTTCGCGAAAAAGCCAAAGAGCACGGTTTCGAGTGGTTGAACCAGGAGCCGCTGGTGGCAAAGCCGGATATGCTTTTCGGAAAGAGAGGAAAGAACGATCTCGTCCTTTTCAAAGTCAACAAGCCGGGTGATGTCACACTCGAAGATGCGGCCAAATGGATAGAAGAGAAACAGAGCCACGAAGTTACACTTCTTACGGGGCAGAAAGGGATGCTGACTCACTTCATTGTAGAGCCGTTCACTCCCCATACACAGGAGCAGGAGTACTACATCTCCGCCACTGTCGTAGATGATGACGACGTTCTTTATATGTCGGCCGAAGGCGGTATGGAAGTCGAAGAGGGCTGGGAGGAGAAGGTTAACGAGGTTCGTATTCCGATCAATATGACGGACGATGAGATGGAGAGAGCCGTCAGAGCGAACGTTCCCGAAGGAATCCCCGACGAAGCCAAAGAGAGATTCGGATCATTCGCAATCCAGTTTTTCAAATTTTACCGTGATCTAAACTTCGCATACCTGGAGATAAACCCGATCGTCATGATCGGAAACGATATGCATATACTCGATCTTGTTGCCAGACTTGACGATACGGCCGGTTTCTTGATGAAAGATAAATGGGGCGATATAGAGTTCCCGACACCTTTCGGTATGGAAGATATGTCTCCGGAGGAGAAAGCGATAGCGGAAGCCGACGCGAAATCGGGTGCTTCTCTCAAGCTGACCATTCTCAATCCAGAGGGACGCATCTGGACCATGGTCGCAGGAGGCGGCGCATCCGTCGTCTATGCAGACACAATCGCCGACCTTGCTGGTGTAAAAGATCTGGCAAACTACGGAGAGTACTCCGGAGGGCCGACAGAGAGCGAAACACAGTTCTACGCAGAAACGATCTTCGATCTCATGACAAGATATGAAGATCCGCGAGGAAAGATTCTCATAATCGGCGGGGCGATAGCGAACTTCACCGATGTCGCAAAGACCTTTACAGGAATCATCAAGGCACTTGAGAAGTATGCCGACAAACTCAAAGAGCACAAAACCAAAATCTATGTACGACGAGGCGGACCCAACTATGAAAAGGGTCTTAAAGACATCAAAGAGGCGGCTGAAAGACTCGGCCTCTATATGGAAGTCTACGGACCGGAAACACACGTTACCGATATCGTACGTATGGCACTTGAGAAGTAA
- a CDS encoding membrane protein — translation MIRIRVAVTLILTLHILVLLWVAWGLPIGPAEAKIFYADSGPVSYLMHLGKTLFPDSGFLDIRLPFLFIHLINLYLFYQLSLMLLKEEVSVIISVLIYLFLPGIVSSAVLASSTGMILALYQLFLILWLRGKRVAAMALLPLFVLIDRSSVVLYSALLLYALFRRERDFLAWVSLLFAFALWKYGFNVQGKPKNYFADTIGLYAAIFSPLLFLYFFYAMYRILLKGEKSIIWFVSFTVMLVSLLFSIRQKIPIQDFAPYVVVAVPLMVKLFFQTYRVRLPQFRRRYLYLAAAVLGMLALNTAVLLFHKPFFLLMKEPERHFAAPFYFPYWCAQALKSAGIENISVGKSDLAYQLRYYGIGSDNGYTLEEKRCKGCEKVSIRYRNRELKSCYVSKINSYQN, via the coding sequence ATGATCAGGATCAGAGTCGCAGTTACACTGATTCTCACACTCCATATACTGGTACTGCTATGGGTCGCATGGGGTCTTCCGATAGGCCCGGCCGAAGCGAAAATCTTCTATGCCGACAGCGGTCCGGTCTCATATTTGATGCATCTTGGAAAAACTCTTTTCCCCGACAGCGGATTTCTCGATATCAGACTCCCTTTTCTCTTTATCCATCTGATAAACCTCTACCTCTTCTATCAACTCAGCCTGATGTTGCTGAAAGAGGAGGTATCGGTAATAATTTCTGTACTGATATATCTCTTTCTTCCGGGGATCGTTAGCTCCGCGGTTCTGGCCTCATCTACAGGTATGATACTGGCTCTCTACCAACTCTTTCTCATTCTGTGGCTAAGGGGGAAGAGGGTAGCGGCAATGGCTCTGCTGCCTCTATTCGTGCTTATAGATAGAAGCTCTGTCGTACTATACTCCGCACTGCTCCTTTATGCTCTTTTCCGCCGCGAGAGAGACTTTCTGGCCTGGGTCTCCCTTCTGTTCGCATTTGCACTATGGAAATACGGCTTCAACGTACAGGGAAAACCGAAAAACTACTTTGCGGATACAATAGGCCTCTACGCCGCGATATTCTCACCGCTTCTTTTTCTCTACTTTTTCTATGCCATGTACAGGATTCTTTTGAAAGGTGAGAAGAGCATAATTTGGTTCGTGAGTTTCACGGTCATGCTCGTTTCACTGCTCTTTTCTATCCGCCAAAAAATTCCGATCCAGGATTTCGCTCCATATGTAGTTGTGGCCGTACCGCTGATGGTCAAACTCTTTTTTCAGACATATAGGGTACGTCTGCCGCAGTTTAGAAGGCGTTATCTCTATCTGGCGGCCGCGGTACTCGGTATGTTGGCTCTGAATACTGCTGTCTTGCTTTTTCACAAACCTTTTTTCCTCCTGATGAAGGAGCCGGAGAGACATTTTGCCGCACCCTTCTATTTCCCCTACTGGTGCGCACAGGCTCTGAAGAGTGCCGGAATTGAGAATATAAGTGTCGGCAAGAGCGATCTGGCCTATCAATTGAGATACTACGGTATAGGTTCCGACAACGGGTATACTCTTGAAGAAAAACGGTGCAAAGGGTGTGAAAAAGTTTCGATTCGATACAGAAACAGGGAACTGAAAAGCTGTTATGTTTCAAAAATAAACAGTTATCAAAATTGA
- a CDS encoding anthranilate synthase, amidotransferase component, which produces MVLMIDNYDSFTYNIVQYCLELGAELKIIRNDEMSVEEIRRLKPEKIIISPGPATPDEAGVSLEVVETFHKDTPIFGICLGHQTIAQAFGAKVVRAKNLMHGKTSMMEVHIESPIFNSMPDTFTATRYHSLVVEKETLPERVVATAYSHDDHEIMALQIPGLHVYGVQFHPESIMSEHGHLMLDNFLKL; this is translated from the coding sequence ATGGTTTTAATGATAGACAATTACGACAGCTTCACATACAATATAGTCCAGTACTGTCTTGAACTGGGAGCCGAACTGAAGATAATCAGAAACGATGAGATGAGTGTGGAGGAGATCAGAAGGCTGAAGCCGGAAAAGATCATCATCTCTCCCGGTCCGGCTACGCCTGACGAGGCGGGTGTGAGCCTTGAGGTGGTAGAGACTTTCCACAAGGATACCCCGATATTCGGCATCTGTCTCGGTCATCAGACGATAGCACAGGCTTTCGGTGCAAAGGTGGTCAGGGCAAAAAATCTCATGCACGGCAAAACTTCGATGATGGAGGTGCATATAGAGTCCCCGATATTCAACTCTATGCCGGATACCTTTACCGCCACACGCTACCATTCGCTCGTCGTGGAAAAAGAGACTCTCCCGGAAAGAGTGGTGGCAACCGCGTATAGCCATGACGATCATGAGATCATGGCGCTGCAGATCCCGGGTCTTCATGTGTACGGCGTCCAGTTCCACCCCGAGTCGATCATGAGTGAACACGGACATCTCATGCTGGACAATTTCCTGAAACTGTAA
- a CDS encoding putative nucleotide phosphoribosyltransferase, producing the protein MVMKRIEYDFDTFAKDLHELADSIEEKFDAVVAVARGGMTMAHMLGEYWNIRNVFVINAIGYEDTRKLPETKVFNIPDLSGCKRILVVDDIADSGETLAAVMKRLQNEYPEKYFKTATMFFKPEAKFQPDYTLKRADGWIDFFWNEELKRYNNSE; encoded by the coding sequence ATGGTGATGAAGCGTATAGAGTACGATTTCGACACCTTCGCGAAAGATCTGCACGAGCTGGCCGACTCCATAGAGGAAAAGTTCGATGCCGTCGTCGCTGTAGCTCGCGGCGGAATGACTATGGCGCACATGCTCGGAGAGTACTGGAATATCCGTAACGTTTTCGTCATCAATGCGATAGGCTACGAAGATACGAGGAAGCTTCCGGAGACGAAAGTTTTCAATATACCGGATCTGAGCGGTTGCAAAAGAATACTCGTAGTCGATGACATTGCCGACAGCGGAGAGACACTTGCAGCCGTAATGAAGAGACTGCAGAACGAATATCCTGAGAAATATTTCAAGACGGCAACTATGTTTTTCAAGCCTGAAGCGAAATTTCAGCCCGACTACACCCTAAAAAGGGCCGACGGGTGGATAGACTTTTTCTGGAATGAAGAGTTGAAACGTTATAATAACTCTGAGTAA